In one window of Gloeocapsopsis sp. IPPAS B-1203 DNA:
- the priA gene encoding primosomal protein N' — MYSPGLETSIVVAEPRVPFQFSSGWIEALVDCPGVQGIYTYKLPAELNVQPGDILSVPFGTSQVGAIAIRLSQPPADLAQDKIKEVTDVVSAGFFPSGYWQLLNRIADYYYTPLMQVIRVALPPGLLGRSQRRIRLIKKTESSNQFLTPAARQILELLQSQSQGDYSFTYIQRQVKGAYRGVRELLRSHLVESYLEPPRLSKPKQQKAVTLVDTGLEGDVSSRQREILEVLRRRGGDMWLSELLQICSTSSATLKALEQKGYVVIQEREVLRIERDSIAQEQPKTLTPAQSQALERIIKLEGYAQVLLHGVTGSGKTEVYLQAIAPLLNQGKSALVLVPEIGLTPQLTDRFRARFGNKVCVYHSALSDGERYDTWRQMLAGEPQVVIGTRSAVFAPLPHLGLIILDEEHDSSFKQDQPIPTYHARTVATWRAELENCPIVLGSATPSLETWVEVRSEETKRREESPPITDYQLPITHYLSLPERIQSRPLPPVEIVDMRQELQQGNRSIFSRSLQSALEQLQEREQQGILFIHRRGHSTFVSCRSCGYVIECPHCDVSLAYHQTEEKAPEILRCHYCNYAQSHPRNCPECGSPYLKFFGSGTQRVTQELTRQFPQLRIIRFDSDTTRTKGSHRTLLTRFANREADLLVGTQMLTKGLDLPQVTLVGVVAADGLLHLADYRAAERAFQTLTQVAGRAGRGEDPGRVIVQTYSPEHPVIQAVQQHGYEAFTEAELEQRAALNYPPYGRLILLRLSSTDPAMVESTAQQIATQLNTISNCEILGPAPASVFRVSNRYRWQILLKFLPTAQIELPDWEDVRSQIPPSVSLTIDVEPLNFM, encoded by the coding sequence ATGTATTCTCCTGGCTTGGAAACATCGATTGTAGTAGCAGAACCAAGAGTTCCTTTTCAATTCTCTTCAGGTTGGATTGAAGCGTTAGTAGATTGTCCAGGAGTGCAAGGTATTTATACTTATAAATTACCTGCCGAGTTAAATGTACAACCAGGAGATATTTTGAGTGTACCATTTGGTACGTCTCAAGTAGGGGCGATCGCGATTCGTTTATCACAACCACCAGCAGATTTAGCCCAAGACAAAATCAAAGAAGTGACAGATGTTGTCAGTGCAGGCTTTTTTCCTAGTGGATATTGGCAATTACTCAATCGCATTGCTGATTACTACTACACGCCATTAATGCAGGTGATTCGAGTCGCTTTACCGCCAGGGTTACTCGGGCGATCGCAGCGACGCATTCGGCTGATTAAAAAAACAGAGTCCTCAAATCAATTTTTAACTCCCGCAGCGCGACAAATTCTCGAACTGTTGCAATCTCAAAGTCAAGGAGACTATAGCTTTACCTATATCCAACGCCAAGTTAAAGGCGCGTATCGCGGAGTACGCGAACTATTGCGATCGCATTTAGTAGAAAGTTACTTAGAACCGCCACGATTGTCTAAACCGAAGCAACAAAAAGCTGTAACTCTGGTAGATACTGGGCTTGAAGGCGATGTATCTTCTCGCCAACGTGAAATTTTAGAAGTCTTACGCCGCCGTGGTGGTGATATGTGGTTAAGTGAGTTGTTGCAGATTTGTAGTACGAGTTCAGCAACGCTCAAAGCACTAGAGCAAAAAGGTTATGTCGTTATTCAAGAGCGTGAAGTCTTACGCATAGAACGCGATTCTATTGCACAAGAGCAACCAAAAACTCTAACACCAGCGCAGTCACAAGCTTTAGAAAGAATTATTAAGTTGGAGGGCTACGCCCAAGTCTTGCTGCATGGAGTCACTGGTTCAGGAAAAACCGAAGTTTATTTACAGGCGATCGCGCCACTACTCAATCAAGGTAAATCTGCTTTAGTTCTCGTTCCCGAAATTGGGTTAACACCACAATTAACAGATCGTTTTCGCGCGCGTTTTGGTAATAAAGTTTGCGTCTATCATAGTGCCTTATCAGATGGCGAACGTTATGACACCTGGCGACAAATGCTTGCAGGCGAGCCGCAAGTCGTGATTGGGACTCGTTCGGCGGTATTTGCTCCTTTACCACATTTAGGCTTAATTATCCTCGATGAAGAACACGATAGCAGCTTTAAACAAGACCAACCAATTCCTACCTATCATGCGCGTACTGTAGCAACTTGGAGAGCAGAATTAGAAAACTGTCCCATAGTCTTAGGTTCGGCGACTCCTTCTTTGGAAACTTGGGTAGAGGTGAGGAGTGAGGAGACAAAAAGACGAGAGGAATCGCCTCCAATTACCGATTACCAATTACCCATCACCCATTACCTATCGCTTCCCGAACGCATTCAATCGCGCCCTCTCCCACCAGTAGAAATAGTCGATATGCGCCAAGAGTTGCAACAGGGAAATCGTTCAATTTTTAGCCGATCGCTACAAAGTGCTTTAGAACAATTGCAAGAACGCGAACAGCAGGGAATTCTATTTATCCACCGTCGGGGACACAGTACGTTTGTTTCTTGTCGTAGTTGCGGATATGTGATTGAGTGTCCGCACTGTGATGTTTCGTTGGCGTATCACCAAACCGAGGAAAAAGCGCCAGAAATCTTGCGGTGTCACTACTGTAATTATGCGCAGTCACATCCACGCAATTGTCCGGAATGTGGTTCGCCTTACTTAAAGTTTTTTGGGAGTGGAACGCAGCGAGTTACACAAGAGTTAACGCGACAGTTTCCTCAACTACGAATAATTCGGTTTGATAGTGACACAACTCGTACCAAAGGATCGCATCGCACGCTATTGACACGATTTGCTAACCGAGAAGCTGATTTATTGGTAGGAACGCAAATGCTAACGAAAGGACTCGATTTACCACAAGTTACTTTAGTTGGTGTTGTTGCTGCGGATGGATTGTTACATCTTGCCGATTATCGCGCTGCTGAACGTGCATTTCAAACCTTGACACAAGTCGCAGGTCGTGCTGGTCGCGGGGAAGATCCAGGAAGAGTGATTGTTCAAACATATTCACCAGAACATCCTGTGATTCAAGCAGTGCAACAACACGGCTACGAAGCCTTTACCGAAGCAGAATTAGAACAACGCGCAGCACTGAATTATCCGCCTTATGGAAGATTGATTTTATTACGTTTGAGTAGCACTGATCCAGCTATGGTAGAAAGTACAGCCCAGCAGATTGCAACGCAGTTAAACACTATCTCGAATTGCGAGATTTTAGGACCCGCGCCAGCAAGTGTCTTTCGAGTCTCTAACCGCTACCGCTGGCAAATCTTACTTAAGTTCTTACCCACTGCACAAATTGAATTACCCGATTGGGAAGATGTGCGATCGCAGATTCCACCGTCAGTCAGTCTCACCATTGATGTCGAGCCACTGAATTTTATGTAA
- a CDS encoding DUF2283 domain-containing protein: protein MKATYNQEDDVLWIRWSNEIDESDETEPGIIVDYDKQGNVVGLEILDASKRIKNFPQSVADSTSVINAKSFAKE from the coding sequence ATGAAAGCAACTTATAACCAAGAAGATGATGTACTGTGGATTCGTTGGAGTAATGAGATTGATGAGAGCGATGAAACTGAACCTGGTATTATTGTGGATTATGACAAGCAAGGCAATGTCGTAGGGCTGGAAATTTTAGATGCCTCAAAACGAATTAAAAACTTTCCTCAATCTGTTGCTGACTCTACTTCAGTAATCAATGCTAAGTCTTTTGCAAAAGAATGA
- a CDS encoding GNAT family N-acetyltransferase — protein MILALRPTATEDLDFVLTTEQNRENSSFIQQWTPQQHADALCDRDLSHLIIERTTPKLSVGYIILAGLENPHCSIELRRLVVKDKGKGYGTAALRLIKKLAFEQLHAHRLWLDVKDFNYIARRLYEKEGFVVEGILRECLKVGDRFESLVLMSMLQSEYKANSE, from the coding sequence ATGATTTTAGCTTTACGCCCTACTGCTACAGAAGATCTTGATTTTGTGCTGACGACAGAACAGAATCGAGAAAACAGTTCATTTATACAGCAGTGGACACCACAACAACACGCTGATGCTTTATGCGATCGCGATCTATCTCATTTGATAATTGAGCGTACAACTCCAAAGCTTTCTGTAGGATATATCATTCTTGCAGGGCTAGAAAATCCACATTGCAGCATTGAACTACGACGCCTCGTTGTCAAAGATAAGGGTAAAGGATATGGCACGGCTGCTTTACGCTTAATTAAAAAGTTGGCTTTTGAACAACTCCACGCCCATCGACTGTGGTTGGATGTCAAAGATTTTAACTATATAGCACGGCGATTGTATGAAAAAGAGGGTTTTGTTGTTGAGGGAATCTTACGCGAGTGTCTTAAAGTGGGCGATCGCTTCGAGTCTTTAGTTTTAATGTCGATGCTACAAAGTGAATACAAAGCAAATTCAGAATGA
- a CDS encoding SAM-dependent methyltransferase — MKLNEVVPWGRTLEEYKLMFNLSEADLNPKIIGCGDGPASFNAEMTQLGYSVVSVDPIYQFSAEQIKQRIQETYEPVISQVKQNANRYLWKNFGDADELGHARIAAMENFLLDYEAGKAAGRYLPQSLPSLELFDNQFELCVCSHLLFLYSEQLSLDFHIASIHELLRISPDVRIFPLLNLDGKPSPYVESVIQELSSRGFNVQVQPVGYEFQKGGNQMLKINK, encoded by the coding sequence ATGAAACTAAATGAAGTTGTGCCTTGGGGCAGAACGCTGGAAGAATACAAATTAATGTTTAATCTGTCAGAAGCAGATTTGAACCCCAAAATTATTGGATGTGGCGATGGTCCGGCTAGCTTCAACGCTGAGATGACGCAACTTGGATATTCTGTTGTGTCCGTTGATCCCATCTACCAATTCTCTGCTGAGCAAATCAAACAGAGAATCCAAGAAACCTATGAGCCAGTTATCTCACAGGTTAAGCAAAATGCAAACCGTTATCTGTGGAAGAACTTCGGCGATGCAGATGAACTCGGTCATGCCCGAATTGCTGCAATGGAAAATTTTTTATTGGACTATGAAGCTGGTAAAGCAGCAGGACGCTATTTGCCCCAATCTTTACCGAGTTTAGAACTGTTTGACAACCAATTTGAGCTATGCGTGTGTTCCCATTTGCTCTTTCTGTACTCCGAACAGTTATCACTCGATTTTCACATCGCATCCATCCATGAACTCCTGCGAATCTCTCCAGATGTTCGGATTTTCCCCTTGTTAAATCTTGATGGTAAACCATCACCCTATGTTGAGTCAGTTATCCAAGAGCTTTCCAGCAGAGGTTTTAATGTACAGGTTCAACCAGTTGGTTACGAGTTTCAAAAAGGTGGCAACCAGATGTTGAAGATTAATAAATAA
- a CDS encoding GNAT family N-acetyltransferase codes for MNSELTLRPATPDDVPELFYLIQALAEYEKLSHAVTGSAEALQEHLFSDQPYVEAIIAEIREQAVGFALFFHNYSTFLTQPGIYLEDLFIMPEYRRQGIGKALIKYLAQIAVKRGCGRLEWSVLDWNEPAIAFYRRMGASILPDWRICRVTGEAIASIANTDS; via the coding sequence ATAAATTCTGAACTAACGTTACGTCCTGCAACTCCAGACGATGTACCAGAGCTGTTTTATTTAATTCAAGCACTCGCTGAATATGAAAAACTATCTCATGCTGTGACAGGTAGCGCTGAAGCGTTGCAAGAACACCTGTTTAGTGACCAACCGTATGTAGAAGCTATTATCGCCGAAATACGAGAGCAAGCAGTGGGCTTTGCGTTGTTCTTTCACAATTACTCAACTTTTCTAACTCAGCCTGGAATCTATCTAGAAGACTTATTTATAATGCCGGAATATCGACGTCAAGGTATAGGCAAAGCTTTGATTAAGTATTTAGCACAAATAGCTGTAAAGCGAGGTTGTGGACGACTAGAGTGGAGTGTTTTGGATTGGAATGAACCAGCGATCGCATTTTATCGCCGGATGGGAGCATCAATTTTACCAGATTGGCGCATTTGTCGCGTCACTGGAGAGGCGATCGCCTCAATTGCAAATACCGATTCATAA
- a CDS encoding RpoD/SigA family RNA polymerase sigma factor: MNIAELDAIDSLLTTAKDSDINGADLEEPTPENLAVVPDIAPIDQIEIEDKDELAVAKPSGYQKTKSDDAVGAFFKEMARYPLLKPDEEVELARRVKFIVEFEEMQQRLQAEINRKPSKVEIANLLGISERQLEYRLYQGRVAKRKMIRSNLRLVVSIAKRYLNRGLPFLDLIQEGAMGLNRAAEKFDPDKGYKFSTYAYWWIRQAITRAIANDARTIRLPIHIVEKLNKLKKAQRELKQQLQRNPSEVELAQVLEISAEHLRQLLQLRRKSLSLNHRVGKEEDTELVDLLEDEDSQSPEQQMSETMMRQEIWDVLGDVLTPREKDVISLRYGLITSEPCTLEEVGSIFNLSRERVRQIQSKAMRKLRRPQIAKRLKGWLF; encoded by the coding sequence ATGAATATTGCTGAATTAGACGCAATCGATTCCTTATTAACAACAGCAAAAGATAGTGATATTAACGGTGCTGATTTAGAAGAACCAACTCCAGAAAATTTAGCAGTAGTACCAGACATAGCACCAATAGATCAAATAGAAATAGAAGACAAAGATGAGCTAGCTGTAGCAAAACCTTCAGGATATCAGAAAACAAAATCTGATGATGCTGTAGGTGCCTTTTTTAAAGAAATGGCACGTTACCCTCTGCTAAAACCAGATGAAGAAGTAGAACTAGCAAGGCGAGTAAAGTTTATCGTAGAGTTTGAAGAAATGCAGCAACGTCTGCAAGCAGAAATAAATCGCAAGCCAAGTAAAGTAGAAATTGCAAATTTGCTAGGAATTTCGGAGCGACAGTTAGAATATCGTCTTTATCAAGGACGTGTGGCAAAGCGAAAGATGATTCGCTCTAATCTAAGATTAGTAGTATCGATTGCTAAGCGATATTTAAATCGAGGTTTGCCTTTCCTAGATTTAATTCAAGAAGGCGCAATGGGATTAAACCGAGCAGCTGAAAAATTTGATCCTGATAAAGGATACAAGTTTTCAACTTATGCATATTGGTGGATTAGACAAGCAATTACAAGAGCGATCGCTAATGATGCACGGACAATTCGATTGCCAATTCACATTGTAGAAAAATTAAATAAGCTTAAAAAAGCACAAAGAGAACTTAAACAACAACTCCAACGCAACCCTTCGGAAGTAGAATTAGCTCAAGTTCTAGAAATTTCAGCAGAGCATTTACGCCAGCTACTACAATTACGACGTAAATCACTTTCTTTAAATCATCGAGTTGGTAAAGAGGAAGACACTGAACTAGTAGATTTGTTGGAAGACGAAGACAGTCAATCTCCAGAGCAACAGATGAGCGAAACTATGATGCGTCAGGAGATTTGGGATGTTTTAGGAGATGTTTTAACTCCTAGAGAAAAAGATGTCATTTCGCTACGCTACGGTTTGATTACAAGTGAACCATGTACTTTAGAAGAAGTAGGCAGTATATTTAATCTTTCACGCGAAAGAGTACGCCAAATCCAAAGTAAAGCAATGCGGAAACTGCGTCGCCCTCAAATTGCCAAACGCTTGAAAGGGTGGTTGTTTTAG